Proteins from a single region of Thermococcus sp. EP1:
- a CDS encoding ribose-phosphate diphosphokinase — translation MKVILGSGAYHMTEEIKNKAEKFGKTVVEVEIKTFPDGEKYVRVLGDGEEALVIQSTFNPQNEHLIELLLLGDALKEKGFRHLKAVVPYLAYSRQDRVTKEGESISVRAIMKMIGLYYDELYVFDLHNPKTLEFFPGKAVNLSPAKAIAKYFKEKLGNGLVLAPDKGALERAKAVADILGLDFSYFEKKRISPTEVQMTPVDVDVKGKNVLIVDDIISTGGTMIKAANILRNRGAGKIFVVATHGVFAEGAIERVSAAVDELAVINTIPTPVSKISIVEDILRL, via the coding sequence GAGGAAATTAAGAACAAAGCTGAGAAGTTTGGGAAAACTGTTGTTGAGGTGGAAATAAAAACTTTCCCCGATGGGGAGAAGTATGTTAGAGTGCTTGGAGACGGCGAAGAAGCTTTAGTTATACAATCGACCTTTAATCCTCAAAATGAACATCTAATTGAACTTTTGCTTCTAGGAGATGCACTCAAGGAAAAAGGATTCAGGCATCTTAAAGCAGTTGTTCCCTACTTGGCATACTCTAGGCAGGATAGAGTAACTAAAGAAGGTGAGTCCATAAGTGTTAGGGCAATCATGAAGATGATTGGACTTTATTATGATGAACTTTATGTGTTTGATCTCCACAATCCTAAAACACTGGAATTTTTCCCTGGCAAAGCTGTGAATTTAAGTCCTGCCAAAGCCATAGCCAAGTACTTTAAAGAGAAGCTTGGCAACGGTTTAGTTCTTGCACCAGATAAGGGTGCATTAGAAAGAGCAAAGGCTGTTGCGGATATTTTAGGCTTGGACTTCAGTTATTTTGAAAAGAAACGCATCTCACCAACGGAAGTGCAAATGACACCTGTAGATGTGGACGTTAAAGGCAAGAACGTGCTTATAGTAGATGATATTATAAGCACCGGCGGAACTATGATAAAAGCTGCAAATATTCTCAGAAACAGGGGAGCAGGTAAAATATTTGTTGTTGCTACACATGGAGTTTTTGCAGAAGGAGCTATTGAAAGAGTAAGTGCTGCTGTTGATGAACTTGCTGTTATAAACACAATTCCTACACCAGTTTCGAAAATAAGCATTGTTGAGGACATTTTGAGGCTTTAA